The DNA sequence GATGCAGGCCCAGGGCTTCGTGCGTTTCCGCATCCAGAGCGGCACCGGTACGGCCAAGGTGTATGAAGTCGATGAACTGCCCAAGCTGAAGAAGACCGAGAAGCACACCATCGACGTCGTGATCGACCGCGTGAAGGTCAAGGCAGAGATCAAGCAGCGCCTGGCCGAGAGCTTCGAGACCGCGCTGCGCCTGGCCGATGGCCGCGCCATCGCACTCGAAATGGATAGCGGCAAGGAGCACCTGTATTCCAACAAGTTCGCCTGCCCCATCTGCGGCTATTCGCTGCAGGAGCTGGAGCCGCGCCTGTTCTCCTTCAACAACCCGATGGGTGCCTGCCCGGAATGCGATGGCCTGGGCCATATCGAATTCTTCGATCCCAAGCGCATCGTCGCCTTCCCCAACCTGTCGCTGGCCTCGGGCGCCATCAAGGGCTGGGATCGCCGCAACCAGTTCTACTTCCAGATGTTGACCAGCATCGCCGCCTTCTACGACTTCGACCTCGATGTGCCCTTCGAGCAGTTGGATGACAAGGCGCAACAGGTAGTGCTGTATGGTTCGGGCCGCCAGGCCATTCCGTTTGCCTACGTCAACGAGCGTGGTCGCACCGTGGTCAAGGAGCACACCTTCGAAGGCGTGGTCAACAACCTGCAGCGCCGCTATCGCGAAACCGATTCGATGGCGGTCAAGGAAGAACTGGCCAAGTTCATCAACGAGAAGCAATGCCCGTCCTGCCACGGTGCCCGCCTGCGGGTGGAAGCGCGCTATGTGAAGGTCGGTACCGGCAAGCAGCAGCGCGCCATCTATGAGGTCGCCGCCACGCCGCTGCGCGAGACACTGTCCTTCTTCGAGACCCTGAAGCTGACCGGCGCCAAGAAGGAAATCGCCGACCGCATCATCAAGGAAATCGTCTCGCGCCTGACCTTCCTCAACAACGTGGGCCTGGACTATCTCTCGCTGGAACGCAGTGCCGACACGCTCTCCGGCGGCGAAGCCCAGCGCATCCGCCTGGCCTCGCAGATCGGCTCGGGCCTGACCGGGGTGATGTATGTACTGGACGAGCCTTCCATCGGCCTGCACCAGCGCGACAACGACCGCCTCATCGAAACCTTGAAACACCTGCGCGACATCGGCAACACCGTGCTGGTGGTGGAACACGATGAAGACGCCATCCGCACCGCCGACTATGTAGTCGACATGGGCATCGGTGCCGGCGTGCATGGCGGCGACGTGATCGCCCATGGCCCGCTGCCGGACATCCTCAAGAACAAGAAGTCGCTGACTGCCAAGTATTTGAACGGCTCGCTGGAAATTGCGGTCCCCAAGAAGCGCACGCCGTGCGATGAGTCGCGCATGTTGACCATCACCGGCGCCACTGGCAACAACCTGAAGAATGTCGACCTGGAATTGCCGGTGGGCCTGCTGACCTGCGTGACCGGCGTGTCCGGCTCGGGCAAGTCGACCCTGGTCAACGACACACTGTACCTGTCGGCGGCACGCCACCTGTACGGTTCGCAAACCGAACCGGCTGCGCACGAAGCCATCGGTGGACTGGAACACTTCGACAAGGTGATTGCAGTGGACCAGGCCCCCATCGGCCGTACTCCGCGCTCCAACCCGGCCACCTATACCGGACTGTTCACCCCGATCCGCGATCTGTTTGCCACCGTGCCCATGGCCAAGGAACGCGGTTACAGCGCCGGGCGCTTCTCCTTCAACGTCAAGGGTGGTCGCTGCGAAGCCTGTCAGGGGGATGGCGTCATCAAGGTGGAGATGCACTTCCTGCCGGACGTGTACGTGCCCTGCGACGTCTGCCATGGCAAGCGCTACAACCGCGAAACGCTGGAAGTACAGTACAAGGGCAAGAACATCACCGAGATCCTCGACATGACGGTGGAAGACGCGCACGAGTTCTTCAAACCCGTGCCGCTGATCGCCCGCAAGCTGCAGACGCTCTTGGACGTGGGCCTGGGCTACATCAAGCTGGGCCAAAGCGCCACCACGCTCTCGGGCGGCGAAGCGCAGCGCGTGAAGCTGTCGCTGGAACTGTCCAAGCGCGATACCGGCCGCACGCTCTACATCCTGGATGAACCGACCACCGGCCTGCACTTCCACGATATCGACCTGCTGCTCAAGGTGATCCATCGCCTGCGCGACCAGGGCAATACGGTGACCATCATCGAGCACAACCTGGACGTCATCAAGACTGCCGACTGGATCATCGACCTGGGTCCCGAGGGCGGTGCCGGCGGTGGCCGCATTGTGGCGGCCGGCACCCCGGAAGAGGTGGCCAGGAACCCGGCCAGCGTCACCGGCAAATACCTGGCGCCCCTGTTGAAGAAGAAAACGAAGTAAAAAAATAAGTCCGGACTTGCGCCCGCGCAAACGATACAGAAAAGCAGGCCATCTGTATCTTGCGCGGCGCTGGCCAAGGCATACAGTCATGCTCCTGGCCGCCATCCGGCGCACTATCGAGGCGGGTCCGTCCACCATGGACGGCTC is a window from the Herbaspirillum rubrisubalbicans genome containing:
- the uvrA gene encoding excinuclease ABC subunit UvrA — encoded protein: MEEIRIRGARTHNLKNINLDLPRNKLIVITGLSGSGKSSLAFDTLYAEGQRRYVESLSAYARQFLQLMEKPDVDMIEGLSPAISIEQKATSHNPRSTVGTVTEIHDYLRLLYARVGTPYCPDHPEHPLEAQSVSQMVDAVLALPEDTKLMIMAPVVANRKGEHADLFEEMQAQGFVRFRIQSGTGTAKVYEVDELPKLKKTEKHTIDVVIDRVKVKAEIKQRLAESFETALRLADGRAIALEMDSGKEHLYSNKFACPICGYSLQELEPRLFSFNNPMGACPECDGLGHIEFFDPKRIVAFPNLSLASGAIKGWDRRNQFYFQMLTSIAAFYDFDLDVPFEQLDDKAQQVVLYGSGRQAIPFAYVNERGRTVVKEHTFEGVVNNLQRRYRETDSMAVKEELAKFINEKQCPSCHGARLRVEARYVKVGTGKQQRAIYEVAATPLRETLSFFETLKLTGAKKEIADRIIKEIVSRLTFLNNVGLDYLSLERSADTLSGGEAQRIRLASQIGSGLTGVMYVLDEPSIGLHQRDNDRLIETLKHLRDIGNTVLVVEHDEDAIRTADYVVDMGIGAGVHGGDVIAHGPLPDILKNKKSLTAKYLNGSLEIAVPKKRTPCDESRMLTITGATGNNLKNVDLELPVGLLTCVTGVSGSGKSTLVNDTLYLSAARHLYGSQTEPAAHEAIGGLEHFDKVIAVDQAPIGRTPRSNPATYTGLFTPIRDLFATVPMAKERGYSAGRFSFNVKGGRCEACQGDGVIKVEMHFLPDVYVPCDVCHGKRYNRETLEVQYKGKNITEILDMTVEDAHEFFKPVPLIARKLQTLLDVGLGYIKLGQSATTLSGGEAQRVKLSLELSKRDTGRTLYILDEPTTGLHFHDIDLLLKVIHRLRDQGNTVTIIEHNLDVIKTADWIIDLGPEGGAGGGRIVAAGTPEEVARNPASVTGKYLAPLLKKKTK